The Victivallis sp. Marseille-Q1083 DNA window CCGCCACGCCGAAAAACACGGCGGTCACCGGCTCCAACGCGCCGAGGATGGCGGTCGGCGTCGCTCCGATATAATGAATGGCCAACGCCGTGCACGACAGCGAAACCACCGTCGGCAGCAGGGCGATGGCGACAACGTTCCCCCAGCTTTGCCAGGAGGGCACCACCTGCAATCCGAGGCAGAAATCCAGCCGGACAATATAGATGGACAGCCCGAACAGCAATGAATAAAACGTCAGCTTGGCGCCCGACAGATTTTTCAATGCGGACTGCTTGACCCCGACGATATAAATCGCATAGGAAAGCGCCGACAGTATGACCAGCAGAATGCCGGCAAAGCTCAACGGTCCGCCATCGCCGCCCCGGTACAGCAATGCAATCCCGGACAATGCCAGCACGATGCTGGCCACCGTCACCGGAGTGGCTTTCTCATGGAAAAACAACGCCATGATGACCGCCACCATCACCGGATAGACAAAAAGAATGGTCGAAGCGATGCCGGCATCCATATGCCGGTAACTGAGGAACAGAAACAGCGAAGAGGCCGCAAACAGCAAACCGGCGATCACCAGCGGCAGAATTTCGTTTCCGTTCAACCGGAAGGATTGTCGCTGCAGTTTCATCCAGATCCCCAGCATGACAATCGCCAATGTATAACGGTAGAACAACACGGAATCGGCATTCAAGCCTTCGCGGTACAACGGCAACGCGAAAAGCGGATTCATCCCGTAAGTGGCCGCGGCAACGGCGCCGAACAAAAATCCTTTGACCTTATCGCTCATAGCGGCCTTTCCAAATTTCAGGAATAAAAAAAGGAGAGTCCCTCCGTCGTGATGATCGAAGAACTCCCGATAGAATGCTATTAAAGATACATCCGGTTCCGGCTTCCGTCAAATGCGGTATTCTTTCTCCGGCCAGCTCCGGAACGGGTCTTTCAGAAAACTCCGGCCGTAAGCTGCCGGAGCGCCGTCCGGATCAACTGCGGCAAGTCGTCGGCCATCAAACCAGGACCGCCGATTTCACCGGCCAGGCCATGCAGAAAAACCGCCCGCACCGTCGAAGCGAAGCCGTCCCCCTCCAGCAGCGCCGCCGTCACTCCGGTCAGACAATCGCCGGAGCCGGCGGTAGCCAACGCCGGTGAACCGCTGGAATTGAAGCTGATCCGGCCATCCGGTCCGGCAACCACACTCAAGTTGCCCTTCAGCACCACCACCGCCTGCAACCTGGCGGCAAGTACTTTGGCGGCCCGGCAGCGCCAGTGTTCATCCTCCGGTACCGCCAGCCGCAACCCCTGCAGCAATCGCCGCATTTCCCCCGGATGGGGCGTCAACACCCGGACCGCGCCGGCCGGGCGCGAGTCCCACAATTCCGGCGACTGCGCCAACTGGTTCAGCGCATCGGCATCGAGGACCACCGGCAACGGCAGCGCCAATACCGCCGCCAGAAAATCCTTCATCCCGGCCGCGTTTCCCAGTCCGGGTCCGACGGCGATAACGCTGCTCAGCCGGGCCAATTCCAGCATGGAAGCGACACTGGCGGCATTGAAATCCGCCTTGCCGCCGGCCGGCAGCCGCCGGACGATCAATGCCGCCGGCAACGGAGTCAAGCCGCCGGACAGCTCCGGCAATCCGAGCCGGACCAGTCCGGCGCCGCTGCGCAGCGCGGCGACGGCGCTCAACACCGGCGCGCCATAATATTCGCCGCTGCCGCCGAGCACCAATACCCGCGCGCGGGTATTCTTGTGCGCATCGACCGGCAACGGCTTCAACTGCCCGGCAATTTCGGCGGCAAACACCATCTGCGGCGCCCCGTCAACGGCCGTACCATCCGCCGGCAAAGTCAATGGAGCCAGGCGCAGCAAACCGCACTGCTGCGGTCCGCGCCGGAGCAACTGCCCAATCTTCGGATGGCCGATCATGACGGTCATCGTCGCCTGAATGCAGCAATTTTCG harbors:
- a CDS encoding DMT family transporter — protein: MSDKVKGFLFGAVAAATYGMNPLFALPLYREGLNADSVLFYRYTLAIVMLGIWMKLQRQSFRLNGNEILPLVIAGLLFAASSLFLFLSYRHMDAGIASTILFVYPVMVAVIMALFFHEKATPVTVASIVLALSGIALLYRGGDGGPLSFAGILLVILSALSYAIYIVGVKQSALKNLSGAKLTFYSLLFGLSIYIVRLDFCLGLQVVPSWQSWGNVVAIALLPTVVSLSCTALAIHYIGATPTAILGALEPVTAVFFGVAVFGESLTFRLVAGILLIIVSVSLIIAGRTVQKSLNELFRRLFRRA
- a CDS encoding NAD(P)H-hydrate dehydratase is translated as MRVVTVEQMRALEAAAFAAGTTPEILMGEAGNNAAEVIAGFCRSQLPGALRRVVVLCGKGNNGGDGYVVAGRLMELLPLPVTVITPFAASELTATARHYADNLPSSVEVLQPERLSSGDLRRGDLIVDALLGTGVAGAVRPPFENYIEVVNRAGLPVVALDTPSGLNCDTGICENCCIQATMTVMIGHPKIGQLLRRGPQQCGLLRLAPLTLPADGTAVDGAPQMVFAAEIAGQLKPLPVDAHKNTRARVLVLGGSGEYYGAPVLSAVAALRSGAGLVRLGLPELSGGLTPLPAALIVRRLPAGGKADFNAASVASMLELARLSSVIAVGPGLGNAAGMKDFLAAVLALPLPVVLDADALNQLAQSPELWDSRPAGAVRVLTPHPGEMRRLLQGLRLAVPEDEHWRCRAAKVLAARLQAVVVLKGNLSVVAGPDGRISFNSSGSPALATAGSGDCLTGVTAALLEGDGFASTVRAVFLHGLAGEIGGPGLMADDLPQLIRTALRQLTAGVF